One Lysinibacillus fusiformis genomic window carries:
- a CDS encoding distal tail protein Dit, translating into MIIQFLDGTTKEIQDYNLKRLFHRIPSLELNHMTESVEGRGNLVVGTQYQQRVITVTFLYIVRDICDYDLLRDELNGLFARDETFYIIFKREHWKRYKVRLAKQLSINPNRRMESFDVEFRMDDLFAESFGTSLDLQNHGEWDADIWGFGSGIDYDTPYNYTFNTNSFVIKNIGNHKIDPRQSTLEITLKGNFGSFVQIKNNTTGDVYRFNNALSSTDTLKLSGIRTLKNSLSAFKHTNHKLITLAPGDNSITVEGGTVNSVVFDFRYLYK; encoded by the coding sequence ATGATTATTCAATTTTTAGATGGCACCACAAAGGAAATTCAGGATTATAACCTTAAGCGATTATTTCACCGCATACCATCACTAGAACTTAACCACATGACTGAAAGTGTGGAGGGCAGAGGGAATTTAGTAGTAGGCACCCAATACCAACAAAGAGTTATAACAGTAACGTTTTTGTATATTGTCCGAGACATTTGCGATTATGACCTTTTAAGGGATGAATTAAATGGGCTGTTTGCAAGGGATGAGACATTTTATATCATATTCAAACGCGAGCATTGGAAACGGTATAAAGTCCGTTTAGCCAAACAACTATCCATAAATCCTAATCGCCGTATGGAAAGTTTTGATGTGGAATTCCGAATGGATGATTTATTTGCCGAATCGTTCGGAACCTCTCTAGATTTACAAAACCACGGTGAATGGGATGCAGACATATGGGGATTCGGTTCAGGTATTGATTATGATACGCCATACAATTACACGTTTAATACAAACAGTTTTGTTATTAAAAACATCGGTAATCATAAGATTGACCCACGACAATCGACATTAGAGATTACCTTAAAGGGCAATTTCGGCAGCTTTGTACAAATCAAAAATAATACAACTGGTGATGTATATAGATTCAACAATGCTTTGTCCTCCACAGATACATTGAAGCTATCAGGAATAAGGACTTTAAAAAATAGCCTAAGTGCATTCAAACATACTAATCACAAATTAATAACTTTGGCACCAGGAGATAATTCAATAACTGTGGAAGGCGGCACTGTAAATAGTGTCGTTTTTGATTTCAGATATTTATACAAATAG
- a CDS encoding phage tail protein yields the protein MIVTNLAGETELLTDYSGLKRVRKVNGDYSISFFILRTEKNAHAYPFVEEESIVKYEGQQYRIKDVKEVLAGVTPIKTVQATHIFFDLIDTHKYDYLKNTQHLQSCLTFALDGTGYTFEVIDSFSSAIFEKFGEDNALSLVQKALNVYGAEVQINNKHLKFYRQIGTDTETQIRYSYNVKTLEKYVNTNNLSTRIRGFGKKNEDDSYVVTAEYLSPNHTIYGIRDAKPVYDERYTDYESLLERIKSELIDEPQVSFKVDALELKKMGVLTEQLNEGDRVFVIYEPLGIDLIARVLEIVDYPESSKPAEYTFGNFQNNFTSEMAGFQKTKDNVDAILNGNQKLPYNVLDDAVLRATEALTSAMTELIFDNGIIARDPSNPNRLVLINSKGIGISDNGGATFKEAITADGFVLSAGAIGQLKANNIDVTGLIRGINDEGMTTIDGGRITTNSIDVQKLIAGILTGFIIQTNDNPYLPRIYMGGSKFEATNGDSTIVIDTMDWDGYAGLTVKSDSVDMRLQAYNDRTMLSSNGAPLEIWALNGGVNINGDFSVSGSKNAKVHTSIGDVNVSAYETAEYYFGDIGRSKVVEGQCIIDIESLFKETVNTDIDYEVFLTPYGKGLIYVDEMTPGYFIIKGDDIPFAYEIKAKRNGYEDVRLELSHESEVEDIVQNASQK from the coding sequence GTGATAGTCACAAATTTAGCAGGCGAAACAGAATTATTAACAGACTATAGTGGACTTAAGCGTGTACGCAAAGTAAATGGTGATTATTCGATATCATTCTTTATTTTAAGGACTGAGAAAAATGCCCATGCATACCCATTTGTTGAAGAAGAAAGCATTGTTAAATATGAAGGACAGCAATATCGAATAAAAGATGTGAAGGAAGTACTTGCAGGTGTTACGCCTATTAAAACAGTACAAGCCACTCACATCTTTTTTGATTTAATTGATACTCATAAATACGATTATCTGAAAAATACACAGCACCTACAGTCATGCTTAACATTTGCATTAGATGGTACTGGCTACACGTTCGAAGTGATCGATTCGTTTTCTAGTGCTATCTTTGAAAAGTTTGGTGAAGATAATGCTTTAAGCTTAGTACAAAAAGCTTTAAACGTATATGGCGCCGAGGTTCAAATTAACAACAAACACTTAAAATTTTATCGTCAAATTGGTACGGATACAGAAACGCAAATACGTTACAGTTACAATGTTAAAACGTTGGAAAAGTACGTTAATACTAATAATTTATCAACTCGTATTCGTGGTTTTGGTAAGAAAAATGAGGATGACAGTTATGTTGTAACGGCTGAGTATTTATCGCCTAATCACACTATATATGGCATACGTGATGCAAAGCCTGTATATGATGAACGTTACACTGATTACGAATCTTTGTTAGAACGTATAAAATCCGAATTAATAGACGAGCCACAAGTTAGCTTTAAAGTAGATGCACTTGAGCTTAAAAAGATGGGCGTATTAACAGAACAACTGAACGAAGGTGATAGAGTATTTGTCATCTACGAACCACTTGGAATTGATTTGATAGCACGTGTACTTGAAATTGTGGATTACCCAGAGTCATCTAAACCAGCTGAGTATACATTCGGAAACTTCCAAAATAACTTTACTAGCGAAATGGCAGGCTTCCAAAAAACAAAAGACAATGTGGATGCCATTTTAAATGGTAATCAAAAATTGCCGTATAACGTATTGGACGATGCTGTTTTACGAGCAACTGAAGCCTTAACATCTGCAATGACCGAATTAATATTTGACAACGGCATTATTGCTCGAGATCCATCTAATCCAAATAGGTTAGTATTAATTAATTCAAAAGGTATCGGTATTAGTGACAACGGTGGTGCTACATTTAAAGAAGCCATAACAGCAGATGGATTTGTATTATCGGCTGGTGCTATTGGTCAATTAAAAGCTAATAACATTGATGTAACAGGACTTATTAGAGGTATCAATGATGAAGGGATGACTACAATTGATGGTGGCCGTATCACAACAAATAGTATTGATGTACAAAAACTTATCGCTGGTATATTAACAGGTTTTATTATTCAAACAAACGATAATCCTTATTTGCCTAGAATTTATATGGGTGGGTCAAAGTTTGAAGCAACCAATGGTGATTCAACGATTGTTATTGACACTATGGATTGGGATGGATACGCGGGTTTAACTGTAAAGTCTGACTCAGTAGATATGCGGCTCCAAGCATACAATGACCGTACAATGCTATCTAGTAATGGTGCTCCACTAGAAATATGGGCACTTAATGGCGGTGTTAATATTAATGGTGATTTTTCTGTAAGTGGAAGTAAAAATGCCAAAGTGCATACAAGTATCGGTGATGTAAATGTCAGCGCCTATGAAACGGCAGAGTACTATTTCGGCGATATTGGTCGTAGCAAAGTTGTGGAGGGGCAATGTATTATCGACATAGAATCGCTGTTTAAAGAAACAGTTAATACAGATATTGATTACGAAGTCTTTCTCACACCGTATGGGAAAGGCTTAATTTACGTGGATGAAATGACACCAGGTTATTTCATTATTAAGGGTGATGACATCCCATTTGCTTACGAAATCAAGGCAAAACGTAATGGCTATGAAGATGTTCGCTTAGAATTATCACACGAAAGCGAGGTAGAGGATATTGTACAAAATGCTTCGCAAAAATAA
- a CDS encoding phage tail tape measure protein — translation MTTGDVGNLRVKLSLDNAQFERSVASMNRTLQAMGQEIRGLQNRGREWGSSIDGLRQKQEAYSRLLEGQQTKVRRLAQEYEKAKQQYGENSVQAERLAVQLNRASAEMDRTQRELNETTAELERQERELAQSQTAWGRFGAAATAAGEKLKAVGDKMKDIGKDLSMKVTAPLAALGVGAAKAAIDFESAFAGVRKTVDTSEEGFKKLEKGIRDMAKELPASASDIAAVAESAGQLGIAEDKILSFSRTIIDLGESTNMTREQAATEFARFANIVGMSQDNFDRLGSSIVGLGNSMATTESEIMSMGMRLAAQGAQVGMSEAQIMALAGTMSSLGIQAEMGGTAMTTILKKMQSAAMDGGAALGTWAEVAQMSSGEFKKLYDNSAIDGLDAVVNGLATISSRGENLTEVLRDMGIKGIYESDVMMRMVGASDLLSSAVETSTSAWEENTALTNEAEQRYKTTASQLAILKNKVVEVGISFGDIMLPFLIQIVDTLSPLITKIAEMDSSMKLVILVIAGLAAAIGPVILVVGMFISSIGTIISALGAASTAIAGAGGASAVLGSAFAALTGPIGLTVAAIGGLTIGTIAFAKHMSNDALPSVERFGKGVSDATKEALNGFFDLSESASQSVANMYVTSTKVTSEMAAELTSKFDQMNTQIVEGMKKRNTEQLTDLKAFFMNSSALSSEEEEKIIVNTQKRHERELQEQNTMNERVKAITQKALDEKRELTAREQEIINNYNESMKENAVRVFSESELEQKVILERMKENASIISAEQAAEVVKNAVKQKEEVLKEANDTYEKRIAQIIQMRDETGDISTEQADKMIAEAKKARDESIYWAKDQHQNIIETAQKQADEHVDKVNWETGEILSKWEVFKNKHSEIFDKIEEYYTKVTDSLKEITSTAYDFIKTTVDEKLSGVVDFVKEQLDKLKEFWDENGEAIFTLVKFHFDNIKGNIEMVMGIIKGIFEIVWPIIAGVVKYVWESIKLTIGTALDLVLGIIQTVLKLIQGDWEGAWKTVEETAKKIWSNIEKFFKNVNLVEIGKDIVRGLINGMGDMIDAVGKKAAELGNKVITSVSNVLQRKSPSRVMIAIGKDVGEGLAIGIEDKNERVANVMKDLGNNLIDITDHYKSEEKKITDKANVEIAKIEKRSKEDVDKIYRTAASKKRKTTQDENIKIQRIQEDAAKKIADIEKKAKKDSWNLLAKDQQDKLKEIKLFIEDKKSLGELSLEKEAKIWKESLEHFDISSKERVEVQKAYNKAVEDLNKADLENIKQYIADKKSSEELSLVEEVKIWERTIGLFEEGSKERIEAQKNYKKATEAINKEITAINIDFSNQISKINEDLIKQEEALTKAYEDAVDKRAKSLVSFKGLFDAFKVEIDVTGEQLIANLFSQVDGFKLWQSEIEKISGRAIDDGLLEELRQMGPNALPQLVALNQLTDSQLQQYSNLYKEKSKLARTQAETELKGMKDDTDKQIKSLREVANKQLTTLEKEWNAKIKSVTQSTSTELSSLEQIGRDAGNGLLKGLSSTTDAIQKKAQEIAESVSKTISKALQIKSPSRVMMGFGANIGEGLVIGMDDMINNVSNAAGRLAASVEGSMSFTADTNSLNRAASVTTNNTNNTPINITLNYNGTGSERDAFNIVDIVEKELGSRFNNNLRLQGSKG, via the coding sequence ATGACAACAGGTGATGTAGGGAATTTAAGGGTTAAATTATCGCTTGATAATGCACAGTTCGAGCGCTCTGTCGCAAGTATGAACAGGACACTCCAAGCAATGGGTCAAGAAATACGAGGCTTACAAAATCGAGGGCGTGAATGGGGCTCATCTATTGATGGATTACGTCAAAAGCAAGAGGCATATAGTCGTTTACTTGAAGGACAACAAACAAAAGTACGGCGTTTAGCCCAAGAATATGAAAAGGCTAAACAACAGTATGGAGAAAACTCGGTACAAGCTGAACGATTGGCTGTGCAGCTTAACAGAGCTTCAGCAGAAATGGACCGTACGCAGCGAGAGTTGAATGAAACGACAGCAGAGTTGGAACGTCAAGAACGTGAGTTAGCACAATCCCAAACTGCATGGGGGAGATTTGGCGCAGCTGCTACTGCTGCAGGTGAAAAACTAAAAGCAGTCGGCGACAAAATGAAAGACATTGGTAAAGATTTATCAATGAAAGTTACAGCGCCACTTGCAGCACTCGGCGTTGGTGCGGCAAAGGCGGCTATTGACTTTGAATCGGCATTTGCAGGCGTTCGAAAAACTGTTGATACAAGTGAGGAAGGTTTCAAAAAGTTAGAAAAAGGTATTCGAGATATGGCAAAAGAACTCCCAGCAAGCGCATCAGATATTGCAGCGGTTGCTGAATCAGCCGGACAACTCGGAATTGCAGAAGATAAAATATTATCCTTTTCCCGAACGATTATTGATTTAGGTGAATCAACCAATATGACACGTGAACAAGCAGCAACAGAGTTTGCTCGTTTTGCTAATATCGTTGGCATGAGTCAGGATAATTTTGACCGTTTAGGATCTTCAATAGTTGGCCTTGGTAACTCAATGGCGACTACTGAATCTGAAATTATGTCCATGGGTATGAGACTTGCTGCACAAGGCGCACAAGTAGGAATGTCAGAAGCACAAATTATGGCATTAGCAGGTACGATGTCCAGTTTAGGTATACAAGCTGAAATGGGCGGTACTGCCATGACAACAATTCTTAAAAAGATGCAATCAGCTGCCATGGATGGTGGAGCAGCTTTAGGCACGTGGGCAGAGGTGGCTCAAATGTCTAGTGGTGAATTTAAGAAACTCTATGATAACAGTGCTATCGATGGATTAGATGCAGTTGTAAACGGACTTGCGACAATATCTTCACGTGGAGAAAACCTAACTGAAGTTTTAAGAGATATGGGCATCAAAGGAATATACGAATCAGACGTCATGATGCGTATGGTTGGAGCTAGTGATTTATTATCATCAGCAGTCGAAACGTCAACAAGTGCATGGGAAGAAAACACAGCATTAACTAATGAAGCTGAACAAAGGTACAAAACTACAGCATCCCAATTAGCTATATTAAAAAATAAAGTTGTGGAAGTCGGTATTTCTTTCGGGGATATCATGCTTCCTTTTTTAATTCAAATAGTCGATACCTTATCACCATTAATCACAAAAATTGCTGAAATGGATTCATCCATGAAATTAGTTATTTTAGTTATTGCAGGATTAGCGGCAGCTATTGGTCCCGTTATTTTAGTTGTTGGTATGTTTATTTCTTCAATCGGTACCATCATATCTGCTCTGGGAGCTGCGTCCACAGCTATTGCAGGAGCTGGAGGGGCATCTGCTGTATTAGGTTCTGCTTTTGCAGCATTGACTGGACCCATCGGATTGACTGTTGCAGCTATAGGCGGATTAACAATTGGCACTATCGCATTTGCAAAACACATGAGCAATGATGCATTGCCAAGTGTTGAGAGGTTCGGAAAAGGTGTTTCTGACGCTACTAAAGAAGCTCTAAATGGATTCTTTGATTTAAGTGAAAGTGCATCACAATCTGTTGCAAATATGTACGTGACTTCCACAAAAGTAACAAGTGAGATGGCTGCAGAACTTACTTCAAAGTTTGACCAAATGAATACTCAAATTGTGGAAGGCATGAAGAAACGTAATACTGAACAATTGACTGATTTAAAAGCGTTCTTTATGAATTCGTCAGCTTTATCATCTGAAGAAGAAGAGAAAATAATTGTTAATACTCAAAAACGTCATGAAAGAGAACTCCAAGAACAAAATACTATGAATGAACGGGTAAAGGCAATTACTCAAAAGGCTTTAGATGAGAAGCGAGAATTGACAGCGCGTGAGCAAGAAATTATCAATAATTACAACGAAAGTATGAAAGAGAATGCGGTTAGAGTGTTCAGTGAAAGTGAATTAGAGCAGAAAGTAATACTCGAACGTATGAAAGAAAATGCATCTATTATATCCGCTGAACAAGCTGCAGAGGTTGTTAAAAATGCAGTAAAACAAAAAGAAGAAGTACTAAAAGAAGCAAATGACACTTATGAAAAAAGGATTGCTCAAATTATCCAAATGCGCGATGAAACAGGAGATATTTCAACTGAGCAAGCTGATAAGATGATTGCTGAAGCAAAAAAGGCAAGAGACGAATCAATTTACTGGGCAAAAGATCAGCATCAAAATATTATAGAAACCGCGCAAAAGCAAGCTGATGAACATGTAGATAAAGTGAATTGGGAAACCGGTGAAATTTTATCTAAGTGGGAAGTATTCAAAAATAAACACTCTGAAATATTCGATAAAATCGAAGAATATTACACAAAAGTTACTGATTCCTTAAAAGAAATTACATCCACTGCCTATGATTTTATAAAAACAACAGTAGACGAAAAACTAAGCGGAGTTGTTGATTTTGTAAAAGAACAGCTTGATAAACTAAAAGAATTTTGGGACGAAAACGGAGAAGCTATTTTTACTTTAGTGAAATTTCATTTTGATAATATTAAAGGTAATATAGAAATGGTCATGGGTATTATCAAAGGGATCTTCGAAATTGTTTGGCCGATTATTGCAGGAGTTGTTAAATATGTTTGGGAATCTATCAAATTAACAATAGGTACAGCACTAGATTTAGTTTTAGGTATTATTCAAACCGTTTTGAAATTAATCCAAGGCGACTGGGAAGGTGCTTGGAAAACGGTAGAGGAAACAGCAAAAAAAATATGGAGTAATATCGAAAAATTTTTCAAAAATGTTAATCTAGTTGAGATTGGTAAAGATATTGTCCGAGGTTTAATAAATGGTATGGGGGACATGATTGATGCTGTTGGTAAGAAAGCTGCTGAATTAGGAAATAAAGTAATAACTTCTGTATCAAATGTCTTACAGCGTAAATCACCATCCCGTGTCATGATTGCAATTGGTAAAGATGTCGGCGAAGGTCTAGCTATTGGTATTGAGGACAAAAATGAACGAGTAGCAAATGTCATGAAAGATTTAGGAAATAACTTGATTGACATCACTGACCATTATAAATCTGAAGAAAAGAAAATCACTGATAAAGCTAATGTTGAGATCGCAAAGATTGAAAAACGGTCTAAGGAAGATGTAGATAAAATCTATCGTACAGCTGCATCAAAAAAGCGTAAAACTACACAGGATGAAAATATTAAAATTCAACGGATTCAAGAAGATGCTGCTAAGAAAATCGCTGATATTGAAAAGAAAGCTAAAAAAGATTCTTGGAATTTGCTCGCTAAAGATCAGCAAGACAAGCTCAAAGAGATTAAATTATTTATCGAAGACAAAAAATCTTTAGGAGAATTAAGCTTAGAAAAAGAAGCGAAAATTTGGAAAGAGTCTTTAGAACATTTTGATATATCCTCTAAGGAACGTGTAGAGGTACAGAAAGCCTACAACAAAGCTGTAGAGGACCTCAATAAAGCTGATTTAGAAAACATTAAGCAATATATAGCAGATAAAAAATCCTCAGAGGAACTATCACTTGTTGAGGAAGTAAAGATTTGGGAAAGAACAATCGGATTATTCGAGGAAGGAAGCAAAGAGCGTATAGAAGCTCAGAAGAATTATAAAAAAGCTACTGAGGCAATTAATAAAGAAATTACTGCAATTAACATTGACTTTTCTAATCAAATCAGCAAAATTAACGAGGACTTAATTAAGCAGGAAGAAGCTTTAACAAAAGCATATGAAGATGCTGTAGATAAACGTGCTAAGTCTCTTGTATCATTCAAGGGGCTTTTTGATGCATTTAAAGTTGAGATTGATGTAACAGGGGAACAATTAATAGCTAATCTATTTTCACAAGTAGATGGTTTCAAGCTATGGCAAAGCGAAATTGAAAAAATCTCAGGTAGGGCAATCGATGATGGGCTTCTAGAAGAATTGCGCCAGATGGGTCCAAATGCTTTACCACAATTAGTTGCTCTTAATCAGCTTACAGATTCGCAATTGCAACAATACAGTAATTTGTATAAAGAGAAATCAAAGTTAGCCAGAACACAAGCTGAAACTGAATTAAAAGGTATGAAAGATGATACTGATAAACAAATTAAGTCTTTACGAGAGGTAGCCAATAAACAATTAACTACACTTGAAAAAGAGTGGAATGCAAAGATTAAATCTGTAACTCAATCTACATCTACTGAACTATCAAGCTTAGAGCAAATAGGTAGAGATGCAGGGAATGGCTTGTTAAAAGGCTTGTCCTCCACAACTGATGCAATTCAGAAGAAGGCGCAAGAAATCGCTGAATCTGTAAGCAAAACTATTTCAAAAGCGCTACAAATCAAATCACCTAGTAGAGTAATGATGGGATTCGGCGCAAACATTGGTGAAGGTTTAGTAATCGGAATGGATGACATGATTAATAATGTTTCTAATGCTGCTGGTAGGTTAGCCGCATCTGTGGAAGGCAGTATGTCATTTACTGCAGATACTAACAGTTTAAACAGAGCTGCATCTGTAACTACAAACAATACCAATAATACCCCTATCAATATTACATTAAATTATAACGGTACTGGATCTGAACGAGATGCTTTCAACATTGTTGATATTGTAGAAAAGGAACTAGGAAGTAGATTCAATAACAATTTACGATTACAAGGATCAAAGGGGTGA
- a CDS encoding major tail protein — protein sequence MAGVLIGLSDIHYTKIASGAKDATTAFANSIQKLAKAIEAKVTPKTSNTVLYADDGAAESTSAEGETEMEFKIDALTNAVYADILGKEINEDGVVIDASGDVAPNIALAFRSLKSNGKYRYFWYYKGNFQLPEENYKTKGESVEYNTPSVKGVFVNSDFVKNSKGEGIKRMFVDEDDENVTPDVIANWFTEVYTGPTTPTP from the coding sequence ATGGCAGGAGTATTAATCGGTTTATCAGATATTCATTACACAAAAATTGCATCAGGTGCTAAAGATGCTACGACAGCATTTGCTAATTCAATCCAAAAGCTCGCTAAAGCAATCGAGGCTAAAGTTACACCAAAGACTTCTAACACAGTTTTATACGCTGATGATGGTGCAGCAGAGTCAACATCAGCAGAAGGTGAAACGGAAATGGAATTTAAAATTGACGCACTGACTAACGCGGTCTATGCAGATATTTTAGGCAAAGAAATTAATGAAGATGGTGTTGTAATTGACGCATCTGGTGATGTAGCGCCTAATATTGCATTAGCATTCCGTTCTTTAAAATCGAACGGTAAGTACCGTTATTTCTGGTACTACAAAGGTAACTTCCAATTACCGGAGGAAAACTACAAAACAAAAGGCGAAAGTGTTGAGTACAATACACCATCTGTCAAAGGTGTATTTGTTAACTCTGATTTTGTTAAAAACTCTAAAGGTGAAGGCATTAAACGTATGTTTGTAGATGAGGATGACGAAAATGTAACACCAGATGTAATTGCAAATTGGTTTACAGAAGTTTACACGGGACCAACAACACCTACACCTTAA
- a CDS encoding HK97-gp10 family putative phage morphogenesis protein, whose translation MRIDFTGLEELQRELVRRLDSDSILEPTLNKAAEHLKEKLEENVYNFGFKKRSGKSKESMVIDSKIVDNSLAVGLSNQNNDAFYLYFHEIGTSKMPARPWFRPTFEREMNRIIEIMKNELSMRMRL comes from the coding sequence ATGAGGATTGATTTTACAGGCTTAGAGGAACTACAAAGAGAATTAGTACGAAGGTTAGATTCTGATAGTATACTAGAGCCTACTTTAAATAAAGCGGCTGAACATCTAAAAGAAAAGTTAGAAGAAAACGTGTATAATTTCGGATTTAAAAAGCGTTCAGGGAAATCGAAAGAATCAATGGTTATTGACAGTAAAATCGTGGACAATTCCCTTGCTGTTGGTTTAAGTAATCAAAACAATGATGCTTTCTACCTCTACTTTCATGAAATAGGTACATCAAAAATGCCAGCACGTCCATGGTTCCGCCCTACATTCGAACGCGAAATGAATCGAATCATTGAAATTATGAAAAATGAATTAAGTATGAGGATGAGGCTATGA
- a CDS encoding phage head closure protein, with protein sequence MKHIPKPIVEQKKLNTGEMRNRIEVQEFVETVNENGYPVEDWQTKHHLWAKIKTVKGSEVIKAAAEVNTETYRFIVRYTEGLNAKQRIVFKNRIYDIQAVLNDDELQNTQTIIAVVRKP encoded by the coding sequence ATGAAGCATATCCCGAAGCCGATTGTTGAGCAGAAGAAATTAAACACTGGAGAAATGCGAAATAGAATCGAAGTACAAGAGTTTGTCGAAACGGTCAATGAAAATGGCTATCCTGTAGAGGACTGGCAAACGAAGCACCATCTATGGGCAAAAATTAAAACAGTAAAAGGCTCAGAAGTTATCAAAGCAGCAGCAGAAGTAAATACCGAAACATATCGCTTTATTGTGCGATATACAGAAGGTTTAAATGCCAAACAACGCATTGTGTTTAAAAATCGTATTTATGATATACAAGCTGTTTTAAATGATGACGAATTGCAAAATACACAAACGATTATTGCAGTTGTACGCAAGCCTTAG
- a CDS encoding termination factor Rho, which translates to MAKKYKVVQRFKEVKHDGHIYEMGDYYPVEGKRATKARITELSTTENKYKQIFIAETSDEDDTN; encoded by the coding sequence GTGGCAAAGAAATATAAGGTCGTACAGCGCTTTAAAGAAGTGAAACACGATGGACATATTTATGAAATGGGTGACTACTATCCTGTGGAGGGCAAACGTGCAACTAAAGCCCGTATCACAGAGTTATCTACAACAGAAAATAAATACAAGCAAATTTTCATTGCTGAAACGAGTGATGAAGATGATACAAATTAG
- a CDS encoding phage major capsid protein produces the protein MVMKLKGQMDNFKAKKKAYTDLLNNENATPEQLQNAVDEMFTALQDDLSEKITAEARNEANDTQILVARGQHILTSEETAFYNKVVSDGGFNDESIFPESVQERVFEGLTKERPLLAAIGLQDLGAATKFIYSDPTLAYAWKEIFGEISGQVNAAFRDEKITQLKLTAFGAIPNDMLELGPVWVDRYMVTLLIEALATGLEYGLVNGRGPVQNEPVGLMKNVDSTTGAVTDKTSSGTLTFAPSERGEVVVGELYGVLKNLSTDEKGKFRKILNKVVMVLNPIDALAVQARHTIQNDSGVFVMNLPYNLTVVDSEEIPVGKVLFLVQGEYIAAIAGGYKLKKFDQTLAMEDATLYTIKRFANGRPKDNKAALVYDLDVQFPVPTPTP, from the coding sequence GCAAAAAAGAAAGCTTATACAGATTTATTAAACAATGAAAATGCAACACCTGAGCAACTACAAAATGCCGTAGATGAAATGTTTACAGCATTACAAGATGATTTATCAGAAAAGATTACAGCTGAGGCACGTAATGAAGCAAACGACACTCAAATTTTAGTAGCACGTGGCCAGCATATTTTAACGTCAGAAGAAACGGCGTTTTATAACAAAGTTGTATCGGATGGCGGCTTCAATGATGAATCAATTTTCCCTGAATCTGTACAGGAGCGAGTATTCGAAGGCTTAACAAAGGAACGCCCATTATTAGCTGCTATCGGCTTACAGGACTTAGGTGCAGCGACGAAGTTTATTTATTCTGATCCAACACTTGCTTATGCATGGAAAGAGATTTTCGGGGAAATCAGCGGACAAGTAAATGCTGCATTCCGTGATGAAAAAATCACTCAACTTAAATTAACAGCCTTTGGAGCTATTCCAAACGATATGTTAGAACTTGGTCCTGTGTGGGTAGACCGTTACATGGTGACATTATTAATTGAAGCATTAGCAACTGGTTTAGAATACGGTTTGGTAAATGGTCGTGGTCCTGTACAAAATGAGCCAGTTGGTTTAATGAAAAATGTCGATTCGACAACAGGTGCTGTGACTGATAAAACATCAAGTGGTACATTAACATTTGCCCCGTCTGAACGCGGTGAGGTTGTCGTAGGCGAGTTATATGGCGTGCTTAAAAATTTATCAACTGACGAAAAAGGTAAATTCCGCAAAATCCTAAATAAAGTTGTTATGGTATTAAATCCAATTGATGCATTAGCCGTCCAGGCTCGTCATACGATTCAGAACGATTCTGGTGTATTCGTGATGAATTTACCGTACAACTTAACGGTTGTCGATTCAGAAGAAATCCCTGTTGGCAAGGTTTTATTCCTTGTACAAGGTGAATACATCGCGGCTATTGCAGGTGGTTATAAACTTAAAAAGTTTGACCAAACATTAGCTATGGAAGATGCGACTCTTTATACAATCAAACGTTTTGCTAATGGTCGCCCTAAAGATAATAAAGCAGCGTTAGTTTATGATTTAGATGTACAATTCCCTGTGCCTACACCAACACCTTAA